A window of Strigops habroptila isolate Jane chromosome 5, bStrHab1.2.pri, whole genome shotgun sequence contains these coding sequences:
- the WDSUB1 gene encoding WD repeat, SAM and U-box domain-containing protein 1 isoform X2 yields the protein MVTLIHTLADHSDDINYCAFSSSCLATCSLDKTIRVYSLNNFTELPYSPLKGHTYAVHCCCFSPSGHILASCSTDGTTMVWDTQDGRTLAVLEQPSGSPVRVCRFSPESTYLVSGAADGSVVLWNVQSLKLYRSGNVKDGSLVACAFSPNGNFFVTGSSCGDLTIWDDKMRCLYNEKAHDLGVTCCDISSQPVSDGEHGFTYFQMASCGQDNQIKLWLILFADFLGGELKYKCTLNGHSAPVLACAFSYDGQMLVSGSVDKCVIIYETSTGNTLHTLSQHTRYVTTCAFAPYSPLLATGSMDKTVNIWQFDLQQPCAGSTVESASKVAVEDWSEDDVSAWLCAQDLADFVGLFKMNNIDGKELLNLTKESLTDELKIDFLILLTVHPLKYLI from the exons ATGGTGACATTAATACACACTTTAGCAGATCATAGTGATGATATCAACTACTGTGCCTTCTCATCATCGTGCTTGGCTACTTGTTCCTTGGACAAAACAATTCGCGTATATTCTTTAAACAACTTCACTGAGCTTCCGTACTCGCCTTTAAAAGGTCATACATATGCTgtccactgctgctgcttctctccatcAGGACACATTTTAGCTTCGTGTTCAACAGATGGCACTACCATGGTTTGGGACACTCAGGATGGTCGGAcgctggcagtgctggagcagcccAGTGGCAGTCCTGTTAGAGTCTGCCGATTTTCTCCCGAGTCCACGTATCTAGTGTCAGGGGCAGCAGATGGGAGTGTAGTTCTTTGGAATGTGCAGTCATTGAAACTCTACAG ATCTGGGAATGTTAAAGATGGTTCTTTGGTGGCCTGTGCGTTTTCTCCTAATGGAAATTTCTTTGTCACTGGATCATCGTGTGGTGATTTAACCATTTGGGATGACAAAATGAGATGCCTGTATAATGAAAAAGCACATGATCTTGGCGTTACCTGCTGTGATATTTCTTCACAGCCAGTTTCTG ATGGTGAACATGGATTCACATACTTCCAAATGGCTTCTTGTGGTCAAGATAATCAGATCAAGCTCTGGCTTATTTTGTTTGCAGATTTCTTAG gtggtgaattaaaatataaatgcacaTTGAATGGACATTCTGCCCCAGTTCTGGCTTGTGCATTTTCTTATGATGGGCAGATGTTAGTTTCAGG gtctgtGGACAAGTGTGTCATAATATATGAAACT AGTACTGGCAATACCCTTCATACTTTGTCTCAGCATACCAG atATGTTACAACTTGTGCTTTTGCACCTTATAGTCCCTTACTTGCCACAGGTTCAATGGACAAAACTGTGAACATATGGCAgtttgaccttcagcaaccctGTGCAG gaagTACGGTAGAAAGTGCATCTAAGGTGGCTGTTGAGGACTGGTCAGAGGATGATGTTTCAGCCTGGCTTTGTGCACAAGACTTAGCAGACTTTGTTGGGCTTTTCAAAATGAACAACATTGATGGCAAGGAACTACTGAATCTTACCAAAGAAAGTCTGACTGATGAATTAAAAATTG atttccttATCCTTCTGACAGTGCATCCATTAAAATATCTAATTTAG